Proteins from a genomic interval of Lolium perenne isolate Kyuss_39 chromosome 1, Kyuss_2.0, whole genome shotgun sequence:
- the LOC127336845 gene encoding uncharacterized protein, whose protein sequence is MAEVPEYIDWSNQSISFSKADHLKAVPRPGHAALVLEAQIGGYNMSKVFMDGGSSLNLLFASTMNAMVFGTSSNFRKEKLEFEVVDWESQYHAILGRPAFAKFMAVHHYAYLKLKMPGNNGTTITVHGSFSRPDNCDRDFQKIASKFGVKEELNALDVVTDYTHPPADNRNVKSDEFDVAKETKKY, encoded by the exons ATGGCAGAGGTACCCGAGTATATCGACTGGTCAAACCAAAGCATATCTTTTAGCAAGGCGGATCATCTGAAGGCCGTTCCAAGACCTGGTCACGCTGCTCTAGTTCTCGAGGCGCAGATTGGAGGTTACAATATGAGCAAggtgttcatggatggaggaagcagtCTGAACCTGCTGTTCGCTAGCACAATGAATGCAATGG TTTTTGGCACATctagcaacttcaggaaggagaaactCGAGTTCGAAGTGGTTGACTGGGAATCAcaataccacgccatcctcggcaggccagcgtttgccaaattcatggcggtACATCACTATGCATACttgaagctgaagatgccaggcaataacGGGACAACAATAACCGTTCACGGAAGTTTTTCTCGTCCTGATAACTGCGACAGGgatttccagaagatcgcctcaaaGTTTGGTGTTAAGGAAGAGCTCAATGCACTCGACGTTGTTACAGATTACACGCATCCTCCAGCTGATAATCGGAACGTAAAATCCGATGAATTTGACGTCGCAAAGGAGACAAAGAAATATTAA